ATTGCTATTGACGGAGCCGATGAAGTCGATCCGCAGCACAACCTAATTAAAGGTGGGGGTGCTGCTCACACCCGCGAAAAAATAGTAGATGCCCTGGCAGAGCAGTTTATCGTCGTCGTAGATAGCTCTAAGATAGTTGACAGACTGGGGTCCACCTTCCCTGTCCCAGTGGAAGTGATACCCCTAGCGATGACCCCAGTCATGCGTGCCATCGAAAAATTAGGTGGTAAACCAGAACTGCGAATGGGTGTAAAAAAAGCGGGGCCAGTGATCACAGATCAAGGCAACATGGTTATTGATGTGAAATTTGACAGCATCGACAACCCAGGCGAATTAGAAAAAACCCTAAATAACATCCCTGGCGTTTTGGAAAATGGCTTGTTCGTAGGGGTTACAGATTTAGTGCTGGTTGGTGAAGTAGTAGATGGTAAACCCGTAATTCGCGAACTTTAGCGATCGCGTAGCACAGCTACTTCATAGTTGGGGCTGAGGATTTCTTTTCCCCCCCAACCAAAATTACAATTATTGGCTACAATTTTTCCGGGATGAACCCCACCTTTGTATGCTGCCCGACAGAGGATGAGGGATTGACCGCCTTCGTAACCAGCCACTATAAACCCTGCTGGAATTTGTCCATTAGATGCAGCTATCCAATTAATTTGGACGCTCCGGGGTGCGGTGAGAACTTCATAGTTAGGTTGCAGAACTTCCTGTCCTCCCCAGCCAAAATTACAATTATTGCTAACAACTTTGCCTGGATGCACCCCATTTTTGTATTTTGTTCGACAGATGTACAGGGAACTGCCATTTTCCTTGCCACCTACCACTGCTTTTGGTGGCACTTGTCCGTTAGATGCAGCAACCCAAGCAAAGGAAATTTGAAGTTGGGATAGATTCTGAGCCAGAATAGTAGAATTAGATGTCAGAATTAAAGTAATTGGTAAAACAGAGAGCGCGGCGACACGGATACTTTTTGTAGTCATTGTTTCCCTTAAAAATGATTTTGTTGACTGATAAGCACAAGTCTTTTGAATCGTGTGAAAACTCTTAGTTTTGTTAAACTACAAGCGTACTCATGCCGCTTCCTGATTAGCTCGTATTTATGATGCAATATCGTCGCTTTGGGCGGACAAATTTACAGATGCCAGTGTTTTCCTGTGGGGGAATGCGCTACCAGTTTAAGTGGCAAGATGTCCCGGCGTGGCAAATTCCGGGCGAACATCAAAAGAATCTAGAGGCAACGATTTGCCGCTCATTAGAAGTTGGAATTAATCATATTGAAACTGCTCGTGGATATGGCACCTCCGAGATGCAGTTGGGGCGCATTCTGCCAACTTTCCCCAGAGAAAAGTTAATTGTGCAGACAAAAATCAGCCCTAAGTCAGACGCTAAGGAATTTCGGCGGGAGTTTGAAAAGTCACTTTCTTACCTGAAGTTAGATTACGTTGATTTATTGGGGCTGCATGGTATTAATACCCTCGAATTGCTGCACGATAGTATTAA
This genomic stretch from Funiculus sociatus GB2-C1 harbors:
- the rpiA gene encoding ribose-5-phosphate isomerase RpiA, with amino-acid sequence MSAEQDPVKLMKQEVGRAAAARVQSGTIVGLGTGSTTAYAIEFLGDRIKKGELKDIKGIPTSFQASVLAKQYGIPLTTLDEVDHIDIAIDGADEVDPQHNLIKGGGAAHTREKIVDALAEQFIVVVDSSKIVDRLGSTFPVPVEVIPLAMTPVMRAIEKLGGKPELRMGVKKAGPVITDQGNMVIDVKFDSIDNPGELEKTLNNIPGVLENGLFVGVTDLVLVGEVVDGKPVIREL
- a CDS encoding DUF3421 domain-containing protein, coding for MTTKSIRVAALSVLPITLILTSNSTILAQNLSQLQISFAWVAASNGQVPPKAVVGGKENGSSLYICRTKYKNGVHPGKVVSNNCNFGWGGQEVLQPNYEVLTAPRSVQINWIAASNGQIPAGFIVAGYEGGQSLILCRAAYKGGVHPGKIVANNCNFGWGGKEILSPNYEVAVLRDR